The window AGAAGGCCGCCACCCCGAGCTTGTCGAAGACCAGCGCCCACGGGAACAGGAAGACGCTCTCGACGTCGAAGATGACGAACAGGAAGGCGAACACGTAGTAGCGGATCTGGGTCTGGGACCAGGTGGTGCCCACCGGGTCCATGCCGCTCTCGTAGGTGGTGAGCTTGCCGGGCGTGGGACGGTTCGGACGAAGCACCCGGTTGGCGCCGAACGCGACCGCCACGAACGCGACCGAGAGCACCAGAAGGGCGGCGAACGTGCCGTAGGCCTGGAAATACGTGGTCATAGGTGGCGCAGATTCTAGTCCAGTGGGTGGGGAACCGGCCAAGCTCACGCCGGTGCCCCGGCGCGCCGACCTTGCGAGGGATGAGGGGCACCGCTGGGCATCTCCAATCGGCCAGCCGTTCCTCTTCAGACCTGGCGGTCGAGCACCTGGTCGGCCACGGCCTGCAGGGCCGCGCGAACCGGACCGTTGGGAACGCCCTCCAGGGCGGCGCGGGCGGCGTCGACCTCGGCCTGGGCGGTGCGGCGGGCCTCGGCCAGGGCGGGGGAGCGGCGCAGCAGGTCGAGGGCGTCGGTGACGGCCCCGTTGTCGTGGTCGCCGTCGAGGACCGCGGTGAGCCGGTCGGCGTCGGGGCCGCCGTCGCGCAGCAGGTAGAGGATGGGCAGGGTGCGGACCCCGGCCCGGAGGTCGCTGCCTGGAACCTTGCCGGCGACGCCGGGGTCGGCGGTGATGTCGAGCAGGTCGTCGCCGAGCTGGAACGCCCGCCCGACCCGCTCGCCGAACTCGGTCAAGGCCTCCACCACCCGGGGGTCGGCCCCGGCCAGGTAGCCGCCGAGCCGGCTGGCGGCCGCGATCAGGGCGCCGG is drawn from Actinomycetota bacterium and contains these coding sequences:
- a CDS encoding NADH-quinone oxidoreductase subunit A: MTTYFQAYGTFAALLVLSVAFVAVAFGANRVLRPNRPTPGKLTTYESGMDPVGTTWSQTQIRYYVFAFLFVIFDVESVFLFPWALVFDKLGVAAFWEMVVFIGVLAIGLLYAFKKGVLRWA